In bacterium YEK0313, one genomic interval encodes:
- the mprA gene encoding Response regulator MprA, which translates to MARVLVAEDDEPVRVFVRRALEIDGHTVVEAMDGAEALDVLEREKGAFDLLLTDIRMPLMDGIALALAAAPQFPQLIILLMTGYADQRERAHGLDALVHDVMTKPFSLADIRAKVAEALAAGPKRPA; encoded by the coding sequence ATGGCACGTGTGCTGGTCGCCGAGGACGACGAACCCGTCCGGGTCTTCGTCCGGCGGGCCCTCGAGATCGATGGTCACACGGTGGTGGAGGCGATGGACGGCGCCGAGGCGCTCGACGTGCTCGAGCGCGAGAAGGGCGCCTTCGACCTGCTGCTGACCGATATCCGCATGCCGCTGATGGACGGCATCGCGCTGGCGCTCGCCGCGGCTCCGCAGTTCCCGCAGCTGATCATCCTCCTGATGACCGGCTATGCCGACCAGCGCGAGCGCGCGCACGGGCTCGACGCCCTGGTTCACGACGTGATGACCAAGCCCTTCTCGCTCGCCGACATCAGGGCGAAGGTGGCCGAAGCGCTGGCGGCCGGCCCGAAGCGGCCGGCCTGA
- a CDS encoding Tim44-like domain protein, giving the protein MKTKSLFRMTAVASVALMLGALSAEARPGGGRSSGSRGSHTYSAPPSTNTAPSTAQPMQRSTTTPAPGMQQPGMAQRPQATPPAQGSRWGGLGMGLAAGFLGAGLFGLLSGAGFLSGLGSLMGMIGFLFQIALIAGMVFLVMRFLRARREGAQGPMPANARMGGMGSGPMGRGDRMPPQPLAGGPIPGMAGGSVAAQTGPVDKIGVTGADFDMFERRLQEVQDAYSREDLNALRAIATPEMVSYFADDLKANAQRGAVNRISNVKLLQGDLAEAWREQDGDYATVAMRYGLTDVTLERSSGRIIGGEPRGEEVTEVWTFRRPHGGAWQLSAIQQTA; this is encoded by the coding sequence ATGAAGACCAAGAGCCTCTTTCGCATGACCGCCGTGGCTTCCGTGGCTCTCATGCTGGGCGCGCTTTCGGCCGAGGCTCGGCCGGGCGGCGGACGCTCGTCCGGCAGCCGCGGCAGCCATACCTATTCGGCACCGCCGAGCACCAACACAGCCCCGTCCACCGCGCAGCCGATGCAGCGCTCGACGACGACGCCCGCCCCCGGCATGCAGCAGCCCGGCATGGCCCAGCGGCCGCAGGCGACCCCGCCGGCCCAAGGCTCGCGCTGGGGCGGTCTCGGCATGGGCCTCGCCGCCGGCTTCCTCGGCGCGGGCCTGTTCGGCCTGCTGAGCGGCGCCGGCTTCCTGAGCGGCCTCGGCTCGCTCATGGGCATGATCGGCTTCCTGTTCCAGATCGCGCTGATCGCCGGCATGGTGTTCCTGGTCATGCGCTTCCTGCGGGCGCGCCGCGAAGGCGCGCAGGGTCCGATGCCCGCCAATGCCCGCATGGGCGGCATGGGCTCCGGACCGATGGGCCGTGGCGACCGCATGCCGCCGCAGCCGCTCGCCGGCGGCCCGATCCCCGGCATGGCCGGCGGCTCGGTCGCCGCCCAGACCGGCCCGGTCGACAAGATCGGCGTCACCGGTGCCGACTTCGACATGTTCGAGCGCCGGCTGCAGGAGGTGCAGGACGCCTATTCGCGCGAAGACCTCAACGCCCTCAGGGCGATCGCGACGCCGGAAATGGTGTCCTATTTCGCCGACGACCTGAAGGCCAACGCCCAGCGCGGCGCGGTCAACCGCATCTCCAACGTCAAGCTGCTGCAGGGCGACCTTGCCGAGGCCTGGCGCGAGCAGGATGGCGACTATGCAACGGTCGCGATGCGCTACGGCCTGACCGACGTGACGCTCGAGCGCAGCTCGGGCCGAATCATCGGCGGCGAGCCGCGCGGCGAGGAGGTCACGGAGGTCTGGACCTTCCGCAGGCCGCATGGCGGCGCTTGGCAGCTTTCGGCGATCCAGCAGACCGCTTGA
- a CDS encoding Receptor family ligand binding region yields MASVTRRAFTAGAAMAMTTTARAATEKVKFGVLADMGGPFADISGKGSVEAARLAIEDIGGGVLGSPIELVFADHQHKPDVGLNLARQWYDLDGVDVILDVPNSAIALAVNNLTKERKKIAIYANAATDRLTEDSCTAYGLHWTFDTYSQTRGATRALVDQGFDTWFLLVADYAYGHSMEQAMREAVVASGGKIVGSVRHPLQTLDFSSYLLQAQGSGAKIVALASGGDITVNVIKQGREFGLHQTGQRLASLLTFITDVHSLGLATMQGLQFVVPFYWDMDEKTRAFAKRFYDRLGKMPSESQAGVYSGVLHYLKAVQALNTKDPDKVLAKMRETPVEDMFSRNGKLLPNGRMIHDMYLVEVKSPADSRQPWDYYRLITTIPADKAFRPLAESVCPLARQ; encoded by the coding sequence ATGGCATCGGTTACGAGAAGGGCATTCACCGCGGGCGCGGCCATGGCGATGACCACCACCGCCCGCGCCGCCACCGAAAAGGTCAAGTTCGGTGTGCTGGCCGACATGGGCGGGCCATTCGCCGACATTTCCGGAAAGGGTTCGGTCGAGGCCGCGCGGCTCGCCATCGAGGATATCGGCGGCGGCGTGCTCGGTTCGCCGATCGAACTGGTCTTCGCCGATCATCAACACAAGCCCGACGTCGGACTCAATCTGGCGCGGCAGTGGTACGACCTCGACGGCGTCGACGTGATCCTCGACGTGCCCAATTCCGCGATTGCCCTTGCGGTGAACAACCTGACGAAGGAAAGGAAAAAGATCGCCATCTACGCCAACGCGGCCACGGATCGCCTCACCGAGGATTCGTGCACCGCCTATGGCCTGCACTGGACCTTCGACACCTATTCGCAGACGCGCGGCGCGACCCGTGCCCTGGTCGACCAGGGCTTCGATACCTGGTTCCTGCTGGTCGCCGATTATGCCTATGGCCACAGCATGGAGCAGGCCATGCGCGAGGCCGTCGTGGCCAGCGGCGGGAAGATCGTCGGCAGTGTCCGCCATCCCCTGCAGACGCTGGATTTCTCGTCCTACCTGCTGCAGGCGCAAGGCTCCGGGGCCAAGATCGTCGCCCTCGCGTCAGGAGGCGACATCACCGTCAACGTGATCAAGCAGGGCCGCGAGTTCGGTCTGCATCAAACCGGCCAGCGGCTGGCGAGCCTTCTGACGTTCATCACCGACGTGCACTCGCTTGGCCTTGCGACGATGCAGGGCCTGCAATTCGTGGTGCCGTTCTACTGGGACATGGACGAGAAGACGCGCGCCTTCGCCAAGCGCTTCTACGACCGGCTCGGCAAGATGCCGTCGGAGTCGCAGGCCGGCGTCTATTCCGGCGTGCTGCACTATCTCAAGGCCGTGCAGGCGCTGAACACCAAGGATCCGGACAAGGTCCTCGCGAAGATGCGCGAGACGCCCGTCGAAGACATGTTCTCGCGCAATGGCAAGCTGCTCCCGAACGGCCGCATGATCCACGACATGTATCTCGTCGAGGTGAAGAGCCCGGCCGATTCCAGGCAGCCATGGGACTACTACAGGCTCATCACCACGATACCGGCCGACAAGGCCTTCCGGCCGCTGGCCGAGAGCGTCTGCCCGCTGGCTAGGCAATGA
- the hpt gene encoding Hypoxanthine phosphoribosyltransferase encodes MDRSKIRVLYSAEAIAQRETEMVREIADTNPHRLLVIAVLKGSFVFAADLIRAMDAAGMAPEVEFMSLSSYLEGTVSSGTVRVVHDIESPVADRDVLLVDDILESGRTLTYAKDLLSARGARSVRTCVLLEKPGKRAVNLNADYVGFVCPDVFVVGYGMDVAHAWRQLPFVGVIED; translated from the coding sequence ATGGACCGTTCCAAGATTCGCGTGCTGTATTCGGCCGAGGCCATCGCGCAGCGCGAGACCGAGATGGTGCGCGAGATCGCCGACACCAATCCGCATCGTCTGCTCGTCATCGCCGTGCTGAAGGGCAGCTTCGTGTTCGCGGCCGACCTGATCCGCGCCATGGATGCCGCCGGCATGGCCCCGGAGGTCGAGTTCATGTCGCTGTCGAGCTATCTGGAGGGCACCGTGTCGAGCGGCACGGTGCGCGTCGTGCACGACATCGAAAGCCCGGTCGCCGATCGCGACGTGCTGCTGGTCGACGACATCCTGGAAAGCGGCCGCACGCTGACCTATGCCAAGGACCTCCTGAGCGCGCGCGGCGCGCGCAGCGTGCGCACCTGCGTGCTCCTGGAAAAGCCGGGCAAGCGGGCCGTCAACCTGAATGCCGACTATGTCGGCTTCGTCTGCCCCGACGTGTTCGTCGTAGGCTATGGCATGGACGTCGCCCATGCCTGGCGCCAGCTGCCCTTCGTCGGCGTGATCGAGGACTGA
- the gno_3 gene encoding Gluconate 5-dehydrogenase, producing the protein MLPKTPSFSLQGKRALVTGAGRGLGVALAAALAEAGAAVTLADRTGSEIETAAAEIRAAGGKAETLVVDVTDTSAFRAAMEARPAFGIFVNNAGTNRPSPFLEVTEADFNAVIDLNVRAAFFAAQAVAKRMAAEGVKGSIINMSSQAGHIALAARSAYTTSKFAVEGMTKAMATDLAPLGIRVNSLCPTFIETAMTRPALADPAFRTFVTTKIKLGRVGAVEDLMGACVFLASDAASLMTGSALVVDGGWTAG; encoded by the coding sequence ATGCTCCCGAAGACCCCGAGCTTCAGCCTTCAGGGCAAGCGCGCCCTCGTCACCGGTGCCGGGCGCGGCCTCGGCGTGGCGCTCGCAGCCGCGCTCGCCGAGGCGGGTGCTGCCGTCACGCTCGCCGACCGCACGGGCTCCGAGATCGAGACCGCCGCCGCCGAGATCCGCGCGGCCGGCGGCAAGGCCGAGACACTGGTCGTCGATGTCACCGACACCAGCGCCTTCCGCGCGGCGATGGAGGCGCGGCCGGCCTTCGGCATCTTCGTCAACAATGCGGGCACCAACCGGCCGAGCCCGTTCCTCGAGGTGACGGAGGCCGATTTCAACGCGGTGATCGACCTCAACGTGCGCGCCGCCTTCTTTGCCGCCCAGGCCGTGGCGAAGCGCATGGCGGCGGAGGGCGTGAAGGGTTCGATCATCAACATGTCCTCGCAGGCCGGCCACATCGCGCTCGCCGCGCGCTCGGCCTATACGACCAGCAAGTTCGCCGTAGAAGGCATGACCAAGGCGATGGCGACCGACCTCGCCCCGCTCGGCATCCGCGTCAACAGTCTGTGCCCGACCTTCATCGAGACGGCGATGACCCGGCCGGCGCTGGCTGACCCCGCCTTCCGCACCTTCGTCACCACAAAGATAAAGCTCGGCCGCGTCGGCGCGGTCGAGGACCTGATGGGCGCCTGCGTCTTTCTCGCATCCGACGCCGCCAGCCTGATGACCGGCTCGGCGCTGGTCGTCGACGGTGGCTGGACCGCCGGCTGA
- the ftsE gene encoding Cell division ATP-binding protein FtsE, with the protein MVRFENVGLRYGLGPEVLKDLTFGIEPHSFQFLTGPSGAGKTSLLKLLFLSLRPTRGLVTVFDHDTARLSKDELSVLRRRIGIVFQDFRLLDHLTTYENVALPLRVLGKDEATYRSEVIDLLEWVGLGHRISAFPPILSGGEKQRAAIARAVIVRPEMLLADEPTGNVDPPLAKRLLRLFVELNRTGTAVLIATHDLSLLDQVEARRLDIADGFISISDPHHAEDDRW; encoded by the coding sequence TTGGTTCGTTTCGAGAATGTCGGCCTGCGCTACGGCCTCGGTCCGGAGGTGCTGAAGGATCTGACCTTCGGCATCGAGCCGCATTCTTTCCAGTTTCTCACCGGCCCATCCGGCGCCGGCAAGACGAGCCTTCTGAAGCTGCTCTTCCTGTCGCTGCGGCCGACCCGCGGCCTGGTCACCGTGTTCGACCACGACACCGCCCGGCTGTCCAAGGACGAGCTCAGCGTGCTGCGGCGGCGCATCGGCATCGTGTTCCAGGACTTCCGCCTGCTCGATCACCTGACCACCTACGAGAACGTCGCCCTGCCGCTGCGCGTGCTCGGCAAGGACGAGGCGACCTATCGCTCAGAGGTGATCGACCTCCTGGAATGGGTCGGTCTCGGCCACCGGATCAGCGCCTTTCCGCCGATCCTGTCGGGCGGTGAAAAGCAGCGCGCGGCGATCGCCCGCGCCGTGATCGTGCGGCCGGAAATGCTGCTCGCCGACGAGCCCACCGGCAATGTCGACCCGCCGCTCGCCAAGCGCCTGCTGCGCCTGTTCGTCGAGCTGAACCGCACGGGAACCGCCGTTTTGATCGCCACCCACGACCTGTCGCTGCTCGATCAGGTGGAAGCGCGCCGGCTGGACATTGCCGACGGCTTCATCTCGATCAGCGACCCGCATCACGCCGAGGACGACCGCTGGTGA
- the tsaC1_2 gene encoding 4-formylbenzenesulfonate dehydrogenase TsaC1/TsaC2 has translation MARLKNRIALITGAGSGIGRATAELFAREGARVAIAEFDPRTGAEAAIAIEAAGGEALFVQTDVTDEASVSAAVAATVSRFGGLHVLYNNVGGSTLQDGPLTEAPIDEFWRAIKLDLLGTWLMSRHAIPEIVRSGGGSVINASSIVAMMGWPGKDAYTASKGAISALTRSMAVEFAAQKVRVNAVAPCVTRTARVMAQLAESETTQKIAQRHLAGLAEPEDVAHAALFLASDESARTTGHILAVDSGLAIS, from the coding sequence ATGGCAAGGCTCAAAAACAGGATAGCCCTCATCACCGGCGCCGGCAGCGGCATCGGTCGCGCCACGGCCGAACTGTTCGCCCGCGAGGGCGCACGGGTCGCCATCGCCGAATTCGACCCGAGGACCGGCGCCGAGGCGGCCATCGCGATCGAAGCCGCCGGCGGCGAGGCGCTGTTCGTGCAGACCGACGTGACGGATGAGGCGAGCGTCTCGGCGGCGGTCGCGGCAACCGTCTCCCGCTTCGGCGGCCTGCACGTCCTCTACAACAACGTTGGCGGCTCGACGCTGCAGGATGGCCCGCTCACCGAAGCGCCGATCGACGAGTTCTGGCGCGCCATCAAGCTGGACCTGCTCGGCACCTGGCTGATGAGCCGGCACGCGATCCCCGAGATCGTCCGCTCGGGCGGCGGATCGGTGATCAATGCGTCCTCGATCGTTGCGATGATGGGCTGGCCGGGCAAGGACGCCTACACTGCATCGAAGGGCGCCATTTCCGCACTCACCCGCTCCATGGCGGTGGAGTTCGCCGCCCAGAAGGTGCGGGTCAACGCGGTGGCGCCCTGCGTCACCCGCACGGCGCGCGTGATGGCCCAGCTCGCCGAGAGCGAGACGACGCAGAAGATTGCCCAGCGCCATCTCGCCGGCCTCGCCGAGCCGGAGGACGTTGCGCACGCCGCCCTGTTCCTCGCCTCCGACGAATCCGCCCGCACGACCGGCCATATCCTCGCCGTCGACAGCGGCCTCGCGATCTCCTGA
- the acsA_2 gene encoding Acetyl-coenzyme A synthetase encodes MAGARYQLQLFMERHGLASYEDLIARADRDPEWFWPAVMDFHGLAYFKPFERVLDTSKGVQWPQWCIGGTTNIAYNCMERTLARGDAGKQAIFWEGEDGETRVWTYGELAAQAESAAAGLKRLGLKPGDVVGIYMPFLPETIAAFLAVTRIGGIALPMFSGFGAQAVIERLKDAEAKAVITVDITYRRGQPIAMADIIDQVRPEVPSLAHVVVVARHPGREAGKRLWWRDLVADKASCPAEPMPADAPCMVVYTSGTTGKPKGTVHSHCGFMTKVALDFGIILDLTPGDRLLWMSDMGWLTGPILAVAVPLVGASMVLAEGTPDFPDAGRLWRLAATHDVTFLGVAPTMVRNFIQQPPEVIAGFDFPMLRITASTGEPWTPEAWTWFLAHVCKGRAPILNYSGGTEIGGGIVAGTMLHRNLPPGAFAGPIPGMGAAVVDETGKPLPRGQVGELALTVPSIGLTRGLWRAPERFIEAYWDKVPDLWIHGDFASVDADGHWFVHGRSDDTIKIAGKRTGPSEIEALLLGTGKVGEAAVIGVPDPAKGSAVVCVCVPARGVTGTPDLADAMKKAVVAGLGASFRPKTVVFVEAIPKTRSMKIMRRVVRSIWLGQPVGDLSGLVNPEAVDALKASVAKL; translated from the coding sequence ATGGCGGGCGCGCGCTACCAGTTGCAGCTCTTCATGGAGCGTCACGGCCTCGCGTCCTACGAGGACCTGATCGCCCGCGCCGACCGCGATCCCGAATGGTTCTGGCCGGCCGTGATGGACTTCCACGGTCTCGCCTATTTCAAGCCGTTCGAGCGGGTTCTGGACACGTCAAAGGGCGTGCAATGGCCTCAGTGGTGCATCGGCGGCACCACCAACATTGCCTATAACTGCATGGAGCGGACGCTGGCGCGCGGTGATGCCGGCAAGCAGGCGATCTTCTGGGAAGGCGAGGACGGCGAGACGCGGGTATGGACCTATGGCGAGCTTGCCGCCCAGGCGGAAAGTGCCGCCGCCGGTCTCAAGCGGCTGGGCCTGAAACCGGGCGACGTGGTCGGCATCTACATGCCGTTCCTGCCCGAGACCATCGCGGCGTTCCTGGCCGTCACCCGCATCGGCGGCATCGCGCTGCCGATGTTTTCCGGCTTCGGGGCTCAGGCGGTGATCGAGCGGCTGAAGGACGCCGAGGCGAAGGCGGTGATCACCGTCGACATTACCTACCGGCGCGGCCAGCCGATCGCCATGGCCGACATCATCGACCAGGTCCGGCCGGAGGTGCCCTCGCTTGCCCATGTCGTGGTGGTGGCGCGCCATCCCGGGCGCGAAGCCGGAAAACGACTGTGGTGGCGCGATCTCGTCGCCGACAAGGCCTCATGCCCGGCCGAGCCGATGCCGGCCGACGCACCGTGCATGGTCGTCTATACGTCCGGCACGACGGGCAAGCCGAAGGGCACCGTGCACAGTCATTGCGGCTTCATGACCAAAGTGGCGCTCGACTTCGGCATCATCCTCGACCTGACGCCGGGAGACCGCCTGCTCTGGATGAGCGACATGGGCTGGCTGACCGGGCCGATCCTCGCCGTCGCCGTGCCGCTGGTGGGCGCCAGCATGGTGCTGGCTGAGGGCACGCCAGACTTCCCCGATGCCGGCCGGCTCTGGCGCCTCGCCGCGACCCACGACGTCACGTTCCTGGGTGTCGCGCCGACCATGGTGCGCAACTTCATCCAGCAGCCGCCGGAGGTGATCGCCGGCTTCGACTTCCCGATGCTACGGATCACCGCGTCGACCGGCGAGCCGTGGACACCGGAGGCCTGGACCTGGTTCCTTGCCCATGTCTGCAAGGGCCGCGCGCCGATCCTCAACTATTCCGGCGGCACGGAGATCGGCGGCGGCATCGTCGCCGGCACGATGCTGCACCGGAACCTGCCGCCCGGGGCTTTCGCGGGGCCAATTCCTGGCATGGGCGCGGCGGTGGTGGACGAGACGGGCAAGCCGCTGCCGCGCGGCCAGGTCGGCGAGCTCGCGCTGACGGTCCCGTCGATCGGCCTCACCCGCGGGTTGTGGCGTGCCCCCGAGCGGTTCATCGAGGCCTATTGGGACAAGGTGCCGGATCTCTGGATCCACGGCGACTTCGCATCGGTGGACGCCGATGGCCACTGGTTCGTCCACGGCCGTTCCGACGACACGATCAAGATCGCGGGCAAGCGGACCGGCCCCTCGGAGATCGAGGCGCTGCTGCTCGGCACCGGCAAGGTGGGCGAGGCGGCGGTGATCGGCGTGCCCGATCCAGCGAAGGGCTCGGCGGTGGTGTGCGTCTGCGTGCCGGCGCGCGGCGTCACCGGCACGCCGGACCTGGCAGACGCGATGAAGAAGGCGGTGGTCGCCGGCCTCGGCGCCTCGTTCCGGCCGAAGACGGTGGTCTTTGTCGAGGCCATCCCGAAGACGCGCAGCATGAAGATCATGCGTCGCGTGGTGCGCTCGATCTGGCTCGGCCAGCCGGTCGGCGACCTCTCGGGCCTCGTCAATCCGGAGGCGGTGGACGCGCTGAAAGCGAGCGTGGCGAAGCTCTAA
- the mshD_3 gene encoding Mycothiol acetyltransferase produces MKTVTTEIRLARIVDASIVAEVHDEAWRAAYRGLIPGAELEKLISRRGPGWWESAIRKGNRIALLGFGDEVAGYANYGRNRARALPYDGEIYELYLRPKFIGLGLGRKLFQAARKDLGGHGLDSIVVWALSDNETAVGFYRGLGGKPVARSSETFGHRSLDKTAFGWSA; encoded by the coding sequence ATGAAGACCGTCACGACCGAAATCCGTCTTGCGCGCATCGTTGATGCTTCGATCGTGGCCGAGGTGCACGACGAGGCCTGGCGGGCGGCCTATCGTGGGCTCATCCCCGGAGCGGAGCTCGAGAAGCTGATCTCGCGGCGCGGTCCCGGCTGGTGGGAATCGGCGATCCGCAAGGGCAATCGCATCGCCCTTCTCGGCTTCGGCGACGAAGTCGCGGGCTACGCCAATTACGGCCGCAACCGCGCCCGGGCGCTGCCTTATGACGGCGAAATCTACGAACTCTACCTCAGGCCCAAATTCATCGGCCTCGGCCTCGGCCGCAAGCTGTTCCAGGCGGCCCGCAAGGATCTCGGCGGCCACGGCCTGGACAGCATCGTCGTCTGGGCGCTGAGCGACAACGAGACGGCGGTCGGCTTCTATCGCGGGCTCGGCGGCAAGCCGGTCGCCCGTTCGTCCGAAACCTTCGGCCACCGTTCGCTCGACAAGACCGCCTTCGGCTGGTCGGCCTGA
- a CDS encoding Stress responsive A/B Barrel Domain protein: protein MFHHVVLMSFKPGTGQDFFATAQHYVARVKAECADVVTYFLADNIASRSDGLTHGIVGVFTSSAAHDAYQVSAVHQEMKAFMATRMDRIVVLDTETGA, encoded by the coding sequence ATGTTCCACCATGTTGTCCTGATGAGCTTCAAGCCCGGCACGGGACAGGATTTTTTCGCGACGGCCCAGCACTATGTCGCGCGCGTGAAGGCGGAATGCGCCGATGTCGTCACCTATTTTCTGGCCGACAACATCGCATCCCGCAGCGATGGCCTGACCCACGGCATCGTGGGCGTTTTCACCTCCTCGGCCGCGCACGACGCCTACCAGGTCTCGGCCGTCCACCAGGAAATGAAGGCGTTCATGGCGACGCGCATGGACCGCATCGTCGTCCTCGACACCGAAACCGGAGCCTGA
- the ppa gene encoding Inorganic pyrophosphatase, whose product MRIDAVSIGKNPPHEVNVIVEVPVGGEPIKYEMDKEAGTLVVDRFLYTSMRYPGNYGFIPHTLSEDGDPCDVLIANQRGIVPGAIVAVRPVGVLKMVDEAGGDEKIVAVPVPNPPRRYENVHEASDLPEITRQQIEHFFEHYKDLEKGKWVKVEGWGDAAEARRLITEAIERAKAAKA is encoded by the coding sequence ATGCGTATCGACGCCGTTTCGATTGGCAAGAACCCGCCCCACGAGGTCAATGTGATCGTGGAGGTCCCCGTGGGCGGCGAGCCGATCAAATACGAAATGGACAAGGAGGCCGGCACGCTCGTGGTCGATCGGTTCCTCTATACCTCGATGCGCTATCCCGGCAATTACGGCTTCATCCCGCACACGCTCTCCGAGGACGGCGACCCCTGCGACGTGCTGATCGCCAACCAGCGCGGCATCGTGCCCGGCGCCATTGTCGCGGTGCGCCCGGTCGGCGTGCTGAAAATGGTCGACGAGGCGGGGGGCGACGAAAAGATCGTCGCGGTTCCCGTGCCAAACCCCCCCCGCCGCTACGAGAACGTGCACGAGGCATCCGACCTGCCGGAAATCACCCGCCAGCAGATCGAGCACTTCTTCGAGCACTACAAGGATCTTGAGAAGGGCAAGTGGGTGAAGGTCGAAGGCTGGGGCGACGCCGCCGAGGCCCGCCGGCTGATCACCGAGGCGATCGAGCGCGCCAAGGCCGCCAAGGCCTGA
- a CDS encoding cell division ABC transporter subunit FtsX, with protein sequence MIDLDRLKQTLLGLAARLGLPVAPPAEPGENEDERLPTASGASLVPPSSIAGRALIVIIAIMTFLGSLTVGAVDLVRTAADDWTTSIVREATIQVRPARGRDLKADVARATEIASGFPGIADVSPYTAEETARMLEPWLGSNLATDDLPIPRLIVLRLATERPADLAALKQTLAEALPSASLDDHRQWFDRLKAMARAVVVVGIVIVTLMILTTGLSVIFATRAAVATNRPVLEVLHFVGARDAFIAGEFQRHFLWLALKGGLAGGAAAVTGIVLAGLIASRWRATAGGDQIEALFGTFALGQTGYVGILVLVVLVTAVAALTSRWTVMRTLSAID encoded by the coding sequence GTGATCGATCTCGACAGGCTGAAGCAGACCCTTCTCGGCCTTGCGGCCCGCCTGGGCCTGCCGGTGGCGCCGCCGGCCGAGCCGGGCGAGAACGAGGACGAGCGCCTGCCGACCGCCAGCGGCGCCTCGCTGGTGCCGCCCTCCTCGATCGCCGGTCGCGCGCTGATCGTGATCATCGCCATCATGACCTTCCTCGGCTCGCTGACCGTCGGCGCCGTCGATCTGGTGCGCACGGCCGCCGACGACTGGACCACGTCGATCGTGCGCGAGGCGACGATCCAGGTCCGCCCGGCGCGCGGCCGCGACCTCAAGGCCGACGTCGCCCGCGCCACCGAGATCGCATCGGGCTTTCCCGGCATTGCCGACGTCTCGCCCTACACGGCCGAGGAGACGGCCCGCATGCTGGAACCCTGGCTCGGCAGTAATCTTGCGACCGACGACCTGCCGATCCCGCGGCTGATCGTCCTGCGCCTTGCGACCGAGCGGCCGGCCGACCTCGCGGCGCTGAAGCAGACGCTCGCCGAGGCCCTGCCCAGCGCCAGCCTCGACGACCATCGCCAATGGTTCGACCGGCTGAAGGCGATGGCCCGCGCCGTGGTGGTGGTCGGCATCGTCATCGTCACGCTGATGATCCTGACGACCGGCCTGTCGGTGATCTTCGCGACCCGCGCGGCGGTCGCCACCAATCGGCCGGTCCTGGAAGTGCTGCATTTCGTCGGCGCCCGCGACGCCTTCATCGCCGGCGAGTTCCAGCGCCATTTCCTGTGGCTGGCGCTGAAGGGCGGCCTCGCCGGCGGCGCCGCCGCGGTCACGGGCATCGTGCTCGCCGGATTGATCGCCTCGCGCTGGCGCGCGACCGCCGGCGGCGACCAGATCGAGGCGCTGTTCGGCACCTTCGCGCTCGGTCAGACCGGCTATGTCGGCATTCTCGTGCTGGTCGTCCTGGTGACCGCCGTCGCGGCGCTGACGTCGCGCTGGACGGTCATGCGCACGCTGAGTGCCATCGACTGA
- the fabG_8 gene encoding 3-oxoacyl-[acyl-carrier-protein] reductase FabG — MSLLKGHRAIVTGGGHPDGIGQATARLLAAEGAEIVVFDRAFPIGALPAGQTARRLDVADPVACREAVDEAAAALGGIDVVVNNAGIVAPTRIPDLTAADFARMLEVNVVGTFNVTQAALPHLKKSTRSPAIVNVGSIAAQRGGGLLGGAHYAAAKGGVISFTKATAREGGPFGIRVNAVAPGIIDTGMTRGQYDDDRRRAICETIPLGRFGTADDVARVILFLASPLAGYLTGTVIDVNGGYHIH; from the coding sequence ATGTCACTTTTGAAGGGTCACCGGGCGATCGTCACAGGCGGCGGACATCCCGACGGCATCGGCCAGGCGACGGCACGCCTGCTCGCCGCCGAGGGTGCCGAGATTGTCGTGTTCGATCGCGCTTTCCCGATCGGCGCGCTGCCCGCCGGCCAGACCGCGCGGCGGCTCGACGTCGCCGATCCCGTCGCCTGTCGCGAGGCCGTGGACGAGGCGGCCGCGGCGCTCGGCGGCATCGACGTCGTGGTCAACAATGCCGGCATCGTCGCTCCCACCCGTATCCCCGACCTCACTGCCGCCGACTTCGCGCGGATGCTGGAGGTCAATGTCGTGGGCACCTTCAACGTCACTCAGGCGGCGCTGCCGCACCTGAAGAAGAGCACGCGGAGCCCCGCCATCGTGAATGTCGGGTCGATCGCGGCGCAGCGCGGCGGCGGTCTCCTCGGCGGGGCGCATTATGCCGCCGCCAAGGGCGGTGTGATCAGCTTCACCAAGGCGACGGCGCGCGAGGGCGGGCCCTTCGGCATCCGCGTCAACGCGGTGGCGCCGGGCATCATCGATACCGGCATGACCCGGGGCCAATATGATGACGACCGCCGCCGCGCGATCTGCGAGACCATTCCGCTCGGCCGCTTCGGCACGGCCGACGACGTGGCACGGGTGATCCTGTTCCTGGCGAGCCCGCTCGCCGGCTATCTCACCGGCACGGTGATCGACGTCAACGGCGGCTACCACATCCATTGA